Proteins from one Haliaeetus albicilla chromosome 4, bHalAlb1.1, whole genome shotgun sequence genomic window:
- the POFUT2 gene encoding GDP-fucose protein O-fucosyltransferase 2 produces the protein MAAQGPGRRLLPLLLLLLLLGLAALTLLPSAAAQPPPVALRAGHAASSLPAAAAAPRTRYLLYDVNPPEGFNLRRDVYIRIASLLKTLLKSENWVLVLPPWGRLYHWQSPDIPQVRIPWSEFFDLPSLNRNIPVIEYEQFLAESGGPFIEQIYVLQGYAEGWKEGTWEEKIDERPCIDQLMYSKDKHEYYRGWFWGYEETRGLHVSCLSVQGSASIVAPVLLKNTSAQSVMLDRAENLLHDHYGGKDYWNTRRSMVFAKHLRVVGDKFRNKYLQSTDEADRTHYKEDWTQMKVKMGTALGGPYLGVHLRRKDFIWGHREDVPSLQGAVKKIRSLLEMHKLEKVFVATDAVEEEIELLKKLLPEMVRFEPSWEELELYKDGGLAVIDQWICAHARYFIGTSVSTFSFRIHEEREILGFDPKTTYNRFCGEREKNCEQPTHWKIVY, from the exons ATGGCGGCGCAaggccccggccgccgcctcctgccgctgctgctgctgctgctgctgctgggcctgGCCGCCCTCACCCTCCTGCCGTCTGCCGCCGCCCAGCCGCCGCCCGTCGCCCTCCGCGCCGGCCACGCCGCCTCCtcgctgcccgccgccgccgccgcgccgcgcaCCAG ATACCTTTTGTATGATGTAAATCCTCCTGAAGGGTTCAACCTTCGCAGAGATGTCTACATTCGCATTGCTTCCCTTCTAAAGACCTTGCTGAAAAGTGAAAACTGGGTGTTAGTTCTGCCTCCCTGGGGACGTCTTTATCACTGGCAGAGCCCCGACATCCCTCAGGTTCGGATCCCTTGGTCCGAGTTCTTCGATCTCCCAAGCCTCAACAGGAACATCCCTGTCATTGAATACGAGCAGTTCCTTGCAG AGTCAGGTGGGCCCTTTATTGAACAGATTTATGTCCTACAAGGCTACGCAGAAGGATGGAAAGAAGGaacatgggaagaaaaaatagatgAAAGGCCGTGCATTGATCAGCTTATGTACTCCAAAGACAAACATGAGTACTACAG GGGATGGTTCTGGGGTTACGAGGAAACACGGGGCCTCCATGTCTCCTGTTTGTCTGTCCAAGGATCTGCCTCTATTGTGGCTCCCGTCCTTTTGAAGAACACTTCAGCACA GTCAGTGATGTTAGACAGAGCTGAAAACCTTCTTCATGACCACTACGGAGGGAAAGATTATTGGAAT ACCCGTCGGAGCATGGTGTTTGCTAAACACCTCCGAGTAGTGGGAGACAAGTTTAGAAACAAATATCTTCAATCCACAGATGAGGCAGACAGGACTCATTACAAGGAGGACTGGACACAGATGAAG GTTAAGATGGGCACAGCTCTAGGTGGTCCATACCTTGGGGTTCATCTCAGAAGGAAAGACTTCATTTGGGGTCACAGAGAAGACGTGCCTTCCCTGCAAGGAGCAGTAAAGAAAATACGCAGCCTCTTGGAGATGCATAAACTTGAAAAAGTTTTTGTAGCCACTGATGCTGTCGAGGAGG aGATTGAATTGCTCAAGAAACTGCTGCCTGAGATGGTGAGGTTTGAACCCTCTTGGGAGGAGCTGGAACTCTACAAAGATGGGGGCTTGGCCGTGATCGACCAGTGGATCTGCGCACATGCAAG GTATTTTATAGGCACCTCAGTTTCAACATTTTCCTTCCGGATCCATGAGGAAAGGGAGATCTTGGGATTTGATCCAAAAACAACTTACAACCGATTTTGtggtgaaagagagaaaaactgtGAGCAACCAACTCACTGGAAAATTGTATactaa